A genomic segment from Gadus morhua chromosome 4, gadMor3.0, whole genome shotgun sequence encodes:
- the opn4xa gene encoding melanopsin-B isoform X1: protein MDMDRGFYRKVDVPDHAHYVIAFFVLIIGVVGVTGNALVMYAFLCNKKLRTPPNYFIMNLAVSDFLMAITQSPIFFINSLFKEWIFGETGCKMYAFCGALFGITSMINLLAISLDRYIVITKPLQAIRWISGRRTMVVILLVWLYSLAWSLAPLLGWSSYIPEGLMTSCTWDYVTSTPANKSYTLMLCCFVFFIPLGIISYCYLCMFLAIRSAGREIERLGTQVRKSTLMQQQTIKTEWKLTKVAFVVIIVYVLSWSPYACVTLIAWAGYGSHLSPYSKAVPAVIAKASAIYNPFIYAIIHSKYRDTLAEHVPCLYFLRQPPRKVSMSRAQSECSFRDSMVSRQSSASKTKFHRVSSTSTADTQVWSDVELDPMNYEGQSLRTSHSLGVLGRSKEHRGPPAQQNRQTRSSDTLEQATVADWRPPLTALRCDRNFLPQPTHPPYKMAAATPLQATTVDNVTPEHWNKHPNNNHKNHNNRHNGNNNNEEHEYSGKGGRHCQNHPHHIDVKNSISNCKKTCEKDTFSKEPVPCNAADDVRFSPRSTHTIQHAMGTPFRYMPEGDIACQERLSTDRSQRGDPLPDSKSLNCTGDVPVSAQRCSFPHETSRNLEESFMAL, encoded by the exons ATGGACATGGACCGCGGGTTCTACCGCAAGGTGGACGTCCCGGACCACGCCCACTACGTGATCGCCTTCTTCGTGCTCATCATCGGAGTGGTCGGTGTGACCGGCAACGCCCTGGTCATGTACGCCTTTTTGTG TAACAAGAAGCTCCGCACTCCTCCCAACTATTTCATCATGAACTTGGCGGTTAGTGACTTCCTGATGGCCATCACGCAGTCACCCATCTTCTTCATCAACTCTCTCTTCAAAGAGTGGATTTTTGGCGAGACCG GCTGTAAGATGTATGCCTTCTGTGGGGCGTTGTTCGGTATCACCTCAATGATCAACCTGCTGGCCATCTCCCTGGACCGCTACATCGTCATCACCAAGCCCCTGCAGGCCATCCGCTGGATCTCGGGCCGGCGCACCATGGTGGTGATCCTGCTGGTCTGGCTCTACTCGCTGGCCTGGAGCCTGGCGCCCCTGCTGGGTTGGA GCTCCTACATCCCAGAGGGTCTGATGACATCATGCACATGGGATTACGTGACGTCCACCCCGGCCAATAAGAGCTACACGTTGATGCTGTGCTGCTTCGTGTTCTTCATCCCTCTGGGTATAATATCCTACTGCTATCTGTGCATGTTCCTGGCTATACGCAGTGCCGGCAG AGAGATCGAGAGGCTGGGGACACAGGTGAGGAAGTCCACGCTGATGCAGCAGCAGACCATCAAGACCGAGTGGAAACTGACCAAAGTTGCCTTTGTCGTCATCATCGTTTATGTCCTTTCATGGTCGCCGTACGCGTGCGTCACACTCATCGCCTGGGCGgg GTACGGGAGCCACCTCAGCCCCTACTCCAAAGCGGTGCCGGCTGTCATCGCCAAAGCCTCCGCCATCTACAACCCCTTCATCTACGCCATCATCCACTCTAAATACAG AGACACACTAGCCGAGCACGTGCCCTGCCTGTATTTCCTACGACAGCCGCCCAGGAAGGTGTCCATGTCCCGGGCCCAAAGTGAGTGCTCCTTCCGGGACTCCATGGTGAGCAGACAGTCCTCGGCCTCCAAGACCAAGTTCCACAGGGTCTCCTCCACGTCGACCGCCGACACA CAGGTATGGAGCGATGTGGAGCTGGACCCCATGAATTATGAAGGCCAGTCCCTTAGGACGAGTCATTCCCTGGGGGTCCTGGGCCGAAGCAAGGAGCACAGGGGACCCCCAGCCCAGCAGAACAGGCAGACAAGGAGCAGTGACACGCTGGAACAG GCAACAGTCGCGGATTGGCGACCGCCATTGACCGCTCTCCGATGTGACCGCAACTTCCTCCCACAACCTACCCATCCACCTTACAAAATGGCCGCTGCCACACCACTCCAAGCCACCACCGTGGACAATGTCACCCCAGAGCACTGGAACAAACACCCTAATAACAATCATAAAAATCACAACAACCGTCATaacggtaataataataatgaggaGCATGAGTATTCGGGAAAAGGCGGCCGACATTGTCAGAACCATCCACACCACATCGACGTCAAAAACAGCATTAGCAACTGCAAAAAAACCTGTGAGAAAGACACGTTTTCGAAAGAGCCGGTGCCGTGCAACGCCGCGGATGACGTGCGTTTCTCTCCTCGGTCGACACACACGATTCAGCACGCCATGGGGACTCCCTTCCGCTACATGCCAGAGGGGGACATCGCCTGCCAGGAAAGGCTAAGCACAGACCGGAGCCAGCGGGGAGACCCACTGCCAGACTCGAAGAGCTTAAACTGTACCGGCGATGTGCCGGTGTCTGCTCAGAGGTGCTCCTTTCCCCATGAAACGAGCAGGAACCTAGAGGAAAGCTTCATGGCTTTATAG
- the opn4xa gene encoding melanopsin-B isoform X2: protein MDMDRGFYRKVDVPDHAHYVIAFFVLIIGVVGVTGNALVMYAFLCNKKLRTPPNYFIMNLAVSDFLMAITQSPIFFINSLFKEWIFGETGCKMYAFCGALFGITSMINLLAISLDRYIVITKPLQAIRWISGRRTMVVILLVWLYSLAWSLAPLLGWSSYIPEGLMTSCTWDYVTSTPANKSYTLMLCCFVFFIPLGIISYCYLCMFLAIRSAGREIERLGTQVRKSTLMQQQTIKTEWKLTKVAFVVIIVYVLSWSPYACVTLIAWAGYGSHLSPYSKAVPAVIAKASAIYNPFIYAIIHSKYRDTLAEHVPCLYFLRQPPRKVSMSRAQSECSFRDSMVSRQSSASKTKFHRVSSTSTADTQVWSDVELDPMNYEGQSLRTSHSLGVLGRSKEHRGPPAQQNRQTRSSDTLEQVRQQSRIGDRH, encoded by the exons ATGGACATGGACCGCGGGTTCTACCGCAAGGTGGACGTCCCGGACCACGCCCACTACGTGATCGCCTTCTTCGTGCTCATCATCGGAGTGGTCGGTGTGACCGGCAACGCCCTGGTCATGTACGCCTTTTTGTG TAACAAGAAGCTCCGCACTCCTCCCAACTATTTCATCATGAACTTGGCGGTTAGTGACTTCCTGATGGCCATCACGCAGTCACCCATCTTCTTCATCAACTCTCTCTTCAAAGAGTGGATTTTTGGCGAGACCG GCTGTAAGATGTATGCCTTCTGTGGGGCGTTGTTCGGTATCACCTCAATGATCAACCTGCTGGCCATCTCCCTGGACCGCTACATCGTCATCACCAAGCCCCTGCAGGCCATCCGCTGGATCTCGGGCCGGCGCACCATGGTGGTGATCCTGCTGGTCTGGCTCTACTCGCTGGCCTGGAGCCTGGCGCCCCTGCTGGGTTGGA GCTCCTACATCCCAGAGGGTCTGATGACATCATGCACATGGGATTACGTGACGTCCACCCCGGCCAATAAGAGCTACACGTTGATGCTGTGCTGCTTCGTGTTCTTCATCCCTCTGGGTATAATATCCTACTGCTATCTGTGCATGTTCCTGGCTATACGCAGTGCCGGCAG AGAGATCGAGAGGCTGGGGACACAGGTGAGGAAGTCCACGCTGATGCAGCAGCAGACCATCAAGACCGAGTGGAAACTGACCAAAGTTGCCTTTGTCGTCATCATCGTTTATGTCCTTTCATGGTCGCCGTACGCGTGCGTCACACTCATCGCCTGGGCGgg GTACGGGAGCCACCTCAGCCCCTACTCCAAAGCGGTGCCGGCTGTCATCGCCAAAGCCTCCGCCATCTACAACCCCTTCATCTACGCCATCATCCACTCTAAATACAG AGACACACTAGCCGAGCACGTGCCCTGCCTGTATTTCCTACGACAGCCGCCCAGGAAGGTGTCCATGTCCCGGGCCCAAAGTGAGTGCTCCTTCCGGGACTCCATGGTGAGCAGACAGTCCTCGGCCTCCAAGACCAAGTTCCACAGGGTCTCCTCCACGTCGACCGCCGACACA CAGGTATGGAGCGATGTGGAGCTGGACCCCATGAATTATGAAGGCCAGTCCCTTAGGACGAGTCATTCCCTGGGGGTCCTGGGCCGAAGCAAGGAGCACAGGGGACCCCCAGCCCAGCAGAACAGGCAGACAAGGAGCAGTGACACGCTGGAACAGGTAAG GCAACAGTCGCGGATTGGCGACCGCCATTGA